Proteins encoded in a region of the Streptomyces violaceoruber genome:
- a CDS encoding carbohydrate ABC transporter permease has translation MATIDTPVKTSAGGSGQAPVRAPRARRGRPGSRLWVKVVVALLLVVEVYPMIWMFLTSLKSNDDYLNNSTWSLPTTWEWGNYTEAWTTGNIGLYVQNSLLAVVPALALMLLLGTAAGFALQVMVWKGRSLTLLVFLAGMMVPPQMILLPLFTVYFQTGLSGTLWPLILTYTGTGLPLTVFMMATYYRSVPRELFEAATIDGAGILRAFWTISLPLVRNALLTVGLVQFFFIWNDLLIALTFTNNQDLRTIQVGLLNFTGDFGATQYGPLFAAICINVFGTLVIYLFLNQKVMKGLTSGALKG, from the coding sequence ATGGCCACCATCGACACACCCGTGAAGACCTCCGCAGGCGGCTCCGGGCAGGCGCCCGTGCGTGCCCCGCGGGCCCGGCGCGGCCGTCCGGGAAGCCGCCTCTGGGTCAAGGTCGTCGTCGCTCTCCTGCTGGTCGTCGAGGTCTACCCGATGATCTGGATGTTCCTCACCTCCCTGAAGTCCAACGACGACTACCTGAACAACTCCACCTGGAGCCTGCCCACCACCTGGGAGTGGGGCAACTACACCGAGGCGTGGACGACCGGCAACATCGGCCTCTACGTACAGAACAGCCTGCTCGCCGTCGTCCCCGCGCTCGCGCTGATGCTGCTGCTGGGCACCGCCGCCGGCTTCGCCCTGCAGGTCATGGTGTGGAAGGGCCGCAGCCTCACTCTGCTGGTCTTCCTCGCGGGCATGATGGTCCCGCCGCAGATGATCCTGTTGCCCCTGTTCACGGTGTACTTCCAGACCGGCCTGTCCGGCACCCTGTGGCCGCTGATCCTCACCTACACCGGCACGGGCCTGCCCCTGACCGTCTTCATGATGGCCACCTACTACCGCAGCGTGCCCCGCGAGCTGTTCGAGGCCGCCACGATCGACGGCGCCGGCATCCTGCGGGCCTTCTGGACCATCAGCCTCCCCCTGGTGCGCAACGCCCTGCTCACCGTCGGCCTGGTGCAGTTCTTCTTCATCTGGAACGACCTGCTCATCGCGCTGACCTTCACCAACAACCAGGACCTGCGCACCATCCAGGTCGGCCTGCTCAACTTCACCGGCGACTTCGGCGCCACCCAGTACGGCCCCCTCTTCGCGGCCATCTGCATCAACGTCTTCGGCACCCTCGTGATCTACCTCTTCCTCAATCAGAAGGTCATGAAGGGCCTCACCTCGGGAGCGTTGAAGGGCTGA
- a CDS encoding carbohydrate ABC transporter permease: protein MHRVLGDRRAIALLLGPALLVYSLIMLVPMVWSLGYSFTKGNTINGFTGNGVANFSRLLDDPAVHDALWFTLKYAVVVTAGQVVAGYLLALLYVFFLKRASALVRTLVFFPVVLPTVAVGLLFQKFFQVAPQTGPVNSLLNAVGIDSIDFFGSAGSAFWVLIAMDIWRSMGFYAVLLFAGLVDIPDEVLESARLDGATGLRLVRHIVLPLSLPVLMSSLIFSINGTLKVFDSIVALTNGGPGTGTTPLTLYMFQTSFTYSDYGYGSTIALLLTVVCLLVSLVVYRVSRRDLTEG, encoded by the coding sequence ATGCACCGCGTACTCGGTGACCGCAGGGCCATCGCGCTCCTGCTCGGTCCCGCCCTCCTCGTCTATTCCCTGATCATGCTGGTCCCGATGGTGTGGTCGCTCGGGTACTCCTTCACCAAGGGCAACACGATCAACGGCTTCACCGGAAACGGCGTCGCCAACTTCTCGCGCCTTCTGGACGACCCGGCCGTCCACGACGCCCTGTGGTTCACCCTGAAGTACGCCGTCGTCGTCACCGCCGGGCAGGTGGTCGCCGGGTATCTCCTGGCGCTGCTCTACGTCTTCTTCCTCAAGCGCGCCTCGGCGCTCGTCCGCACCCTGGTGTTCTTCCCGGTCGTGCTGCCCACCGTCGCGGTCGGCCTGCTCTTCCAGAAGTTCTTCCAGGTCGCCCCGCAGACCGGCCCGGTCAACTCCCTTCTCAACGCCGTCGGCATCGACTCGATCGACTTCTTCGGCAGCGCCGGCAGCGCTTTCTGGGTCCTGATCGCCATGGACATCTGGCGCTCCATGGGCTTCTACGCCGTACTCCTCTTCGCCGGCCTCGTCGACATCCCCGACGAGGTCCTGGAATCGGCCCGCCTCGACGGAGCCACGGGGCTCAGGCTGGTCCGCCACATCGTGCTGCCGCTGTCCCTGCCGGTCCTGATGTCCTCGCTGATCTTCAGCATCAACGGCACGCTGAAGGTCTTCGACTCGATCGTCGCGTTGACCAACGGCGGCCCCGGCACGGGCACGACGCCGTTGACCCTGTACATGTTCCAGACGTCGTTCACCTACAGCGACTACGGCTACGGCAGCACGATCGCCCTGCTGCTGACCGTCGTGTGCTTGCTGGTGAGCCTGGTCGTCTACCGCGTCTCGCGGCGCGACCTCACGGAGGGCTGA
- a CDS encoding ABC transporter substrate-binding protein has product MPLRTSRARRARLSLLTAGTASLALLATACGGSGAGGSSSAPENFDYLSVTENTTVKTALTAMSKGECKAANDALPLKVETVPQASLDQKLQLLAGQDALPVQFAAGNAPALTQQLVKSGKVADLEAKLKELGVLDQLEPAAVSTIKALYGGELQVLPYEYNIEGIFYNKKVFADHGIKVPGTWEELVSAAAKLEAKGVQPFSASGQQGWPLTRLISGYLYRSLGPDALQKVADGKAKLTDPEYVKAAEEVAALGKKGYFGKGVGSIDYDTAMNQFLTGKAAMFYMGSWALANISDDKQNKIGAEDTGFMPFPAVTGGKGSVDQYPSNVGLGITFASKSFDKKTGAWVSCIAKNYGSTALKDHGSISGFKVNTEVKDANEVTTQVRDTISASKQNVLWFEALFSTKATTVSQQNAAGLVSGSTSPEQFMQTVQDALAAQ; this is encoded by the coding sequence GTGCCCCTTCGTACCTCCCGCGCCCGTCGTGCGCGACTGAGCCTGCTCACCGCCGGCACCGCCTCGCTCGCGCTGCTCGCCACCGCGTGCGGCGGCAGCGGGGCCGGCGGCTCCTCCTCCGCCCCCGAGAACTTCGACTACCTGAGCGTCACCGAGAACACCACCGTGAAGACGGCGCTGACCGCCATGTCCAAGGGCGAGTGCAAGGCCGCGAACGACGCCCTGCCGCTGAAGGTGGAGACCGTTCCGCAGGCGAGCCTGGACCAGAAGCTCCAGTTGCTGGCCGGCCAGGACGCGCTGCCGGTGCAGTTCGCGGCGGGCAACGCCCCGGCGCTCACCCAGCAGTTGGTCAAGTCCGGCAAGGTCGCCGACCTGGAGGCGAAGCTCAAGGAGCTGGGCGTTCTCGACCAGCTGGAGCCGGCCGCCGTCTCCACCATCAAGGCCCTGTACGGCGGGGAACTCCAGGTCCTGCCGTACGAGTACAACATCGAGGGCATCTTCTACAACAAGAAGGTCTTCGCGGACCACGGGATCAAGGTGCCGGGCACCTGGGAGGAGCTGGTGTCGGCCGCGGCGAAGCTGGAGGCGAAGGGCGTCCAGCCGTTCTCCGCATCCGGTCAGCAGGGCTGGCCGCTCACCCGTCTCATCAGCGGCTACCTCTACCGCAGCCTCGGCCCCGACGCCCTGCAGAAGGTGGCGGACGGCAAGGCGAAGCTGACCGACCCGGAGTACGTGAAGGCCGCCGAGGAGGTCGCGGCCCTCGGCAAGAAGGGCTACTTCGGCAAGGGTGTCGGCTCCATCGACTACGACACGGCGATGAACCAGTTCCTCACCGGCAAGGCCGCCATGTTCTACATGGGCAGCTGGGCACTGGCGAACATCTCCGACGACAAGCAGAACAAGATCGGGGCGGAGGACACCGGCTTCATGCCCTTCCCGGCCGTCACCGGCGGCAAGGGCTCCGTCGACCAGTACCCGTCCAACGTCGGCCTGGGCATCACGTTCGCCTCGAAGTCCTTCGACAAGAAGACCGGCGCCTGGGTGTCCTGCATCGCGAAGAACTACGGCTCCACCGCGCTGAAGGACCACGGCTCCATCTCCGGCTTCAAGGTGAACACCGAGGTCAAGGACGCCAACGAGGTCACCACCCAGGTGCGGGACACCATCAGCGCCTCGAAGCAGAACGTGCTGTGGTTCGAGGCCCTGTTCAGCACCAAGGCGACCACCGTCAGTCAGCAGAACGCGGCAGGTCTGGTCAGCGGCAGCACGAGCCCCGAGCAGTTCATGCAGACCGTTCAGGACGCGCTGGCCGCCCAGTGA
- a CDS encoding LacI family DNA-binding transcriptional regulator, with protein sequence MDGASAAKPNKRVTITDVARHAGVSTAAVSKVMRNAYGVSEAMREKVQAAIADLGYRPHAAARGMRGRTYTIGVLLDNVRNAFFADILDGIRDELRHTDYTVLIGAAGFDPEEQARTIRSLVDRQMDGLILIAPGTPRAEVLDTAASTPTVVIGHHDASDTYDSVVDADDLGAGLVVDHLVSLGHRDIALVSAPGTRANKWKRTPEAVLSEGYLHAMQRHGLDRFARVHHTAYSDDGGFKAGMTLLTADRPPTAVMTGADVAALGVYRAAHELGLRIPRDLSLVGYNNTALAALAPVQLTSVDQAGHTMGSAAARMLVERVENRRDRAMQTTMTPRLVVRSTTGAPQER encoded by the coding sequence ATGGACGGGGCTTCCGCAGCCAAGCCGAACAAGCGCGTGACCATCACCGATGTCGCCCGGCACGCCGGGGTGTCCACGGCCGCCGTCTCCAAGGTGATGCGCAATGCCTACGGCGTGAGCGAGGCGATGCGGGAGAAGGTCCAGGCGGCCATCGCCGACCTGGGCTACCGTCCGCACGCGGCGGCACGAGGGATGCGCGGCCGGACGTACACCATCGGTGTACTGCTGGACAACGTCCGCAACGCGTTCTTCGCCGACATCCTCGACGGCATCCGGGACGAACTCCGCCACACCGACTACACGGTGCTGATCGGCGCGGCCGGCTTCGACCCCGAGGAACAGGCCAGGACCATCCGTTCCCTGGTGGACCGGCAGATGGACGGACTGATCCTCATCGCCCCGGGGACACCGCGCGCGGAGGTGCTGGACACGGCCGCTTCGACGCCGACCGTGGTCATCGGGCACCACGACGCCTCCGACACCTACGACTCGGTCGTCGACGCCGACGACCTCGGCGCCGGTCTGGTGGTGGATCACCTGGTCTCGCTCGGCCACCGTGACATCGCCCTGGTCTCGGCCCCGGGCACCCGGGCCAACAAGTGGAAGCGCACACCGGAGGCCGTGCTGAGCGAGGGCTATCTGCACGCGATGCAACGGCACGGACTCGACCGGTTCGCGCGGGTCCACCACACCGCCTACTCCGACGACGGCGGCTTCAAGGCGGGCATGACACTGCTGACGGCCGACCGTCCGCCGACCGCCGTGATGACCGGTGCGGACGTCGCCGCACTGGGCGTATACCGCGCGGCGCACGAACTCGGGCTGCGCATCCCCCGGGACCTGTCGCTCGTCGGCTACAACAACACCGCGCTCGCCGCCCTGGCCCCCGTCCAACTGACCAGCGTGGACCAGGCGGGACACACCATGGGCTCCGCCGCCGCCCGGATGCTCGTCGAGCGCGTCGAAAACCGAAGGGACAGAGCCATGCAGACCACGATGACCCCCCGTCTGGTGGTGCGCTCCACCACCGGCGCTCCGCAGGAACGCTAG
- a CDS encoding LacI family DNA-binding transcriptional regulator: protein MAEPVGRPRPRVGIKDVAREAGVSLGTVSNVLNRPEIVSEGTRSRVLEVIDSLGYVRAEGARQLRGWASRVIAVMVLDMANPFFTALASGVEQAAREADLGVMVCTGAHDPAEAARHLSLITSHQVRGAVLASGEGVGRTVAAFRRNAVPFVVADQYAPQPAACSVGIDDVAGGRAAVRHLLERGHRSLAYVSGPDRLQQVRDRRRGALTAISESGLPSTALRELSCDTLTVTAGKDAGHRILGLPERPTAVFCANDLLALGVLQALYEAGLRVPDDIAVVGYDDIEFAASAVVPLTSVRRPASAMGRQAGRLLIEDTAHGVRHTHRHLVLQPELVVRRSTLAAPAR from the coding sequence GTGGCCGAACCTGTCGGCCGCCCACGTCCCCGGGTCGGCATCAAGGACGTGGCGCGGGAGGCAGGCGTCTCGCTCGGTACGGTCTCCAACGTCCTCAACCGGCCCGAGATCGTGTCCGAGGGAACGCGCTCGCGCGTCCTGGAAGTGATCGACTCCCTCGGCTACGTCCGGGCCGAGGGCGCCCGGCAGTTGCGCGGCTGGGCCTCCCGGGTGATCGCCGTCATGGTGCTCGACATGGCGAACCCGTTCTTCACCGCGCTCGCCTCCGGCGTGGAACAGGCCGCCCGTGAGGCGGACCTCGGCGTCATGGTCTGCACGGGCGCCCACGATCCGGCAGAGGCGGCACGTCACCTGTCGCTGATCACTTCGCACCAGGTCCGCGGTGCCGTGCTGGCCTCCGGCGAAGGAGTCGGGCGCACCGTCGCGGCCTTCCGCCGCAACGCCGTGCCCTTCGTCGTGGCCGACCAGTACGCGCCCCAGCCCGCGGCATGCTCCGTCGGCATCGACGACGTGGCGGGCGGACGGGCCGCGGTACGGCACCTGCTCGAACGGGGCCACCGCTCCCTCGCCTACGTCAGCGGCCCCGACCGCCTCCAGCAGGTGAGGGACCGCCGCCGCGGCGCCCTCACCGCGATCAGCGAGTCCGGCCTGCCGTCCACCGCGCTGAGAGAACTGTCCTGCGACACCCTCACCGTGACGGCTGGCAAGGACGCCGGGCACCGCATCCTCGGCCTGCCCGAGCGACCCACCGCCGTCTTCTGCGCCAACGACCTGCTCGCCCTCGGTGTCCTGCAGGCCCTGTACGAGGCCGGCCTCAGGGTGCCGGACGACATCGCTGTGGTGGGATACGACGACATCGAATTCGCCGCGTCCGCCGTGGTACCGCTCACCTCGGTGCGACGACCGGCATCCGCTATGGGACGGCAGGCCGGCCGACTGCTCATCGAGGACACGGCCCACGGAGTCAGGCACACGCACCGCCACCTCGTGCTGCAACCGGAACTGGTCGTACGCCGGTCGACGCTGGCGGCTCCCGCGCGCTGA
- a CDS encoding LysR family transcriptional regulator gives MNLSRLDLNLVVALRALLEERNVTRAGQRVGLSQPAMSAALSRLRRHFDDDLLARVGGHYELTALGQVLLDRASTAYDLLERLFASQADFDPAKESREFKLVASDYAVAVFGAELARVVHQEAPGIRLRFAQTPTTVVDATDTLLSTTDGLLMPHGVISDFPATDLYQDRWVFLVAEDHPSVDDRLTREDLARLPWVTYQRTYDAPAVRQLGMLGIEPRVEVSVDSFQIMPLLVSGTRRIALIQARLARLLAPLAAVRVVEPPYEAVPLREALWWHPVHTHDAAHIWLRETAARVGRRMADEPGG, from the coding sequence GTGAATCTCAGTCGCCTGGACCTCAACCTCGTCGTCGCCCTGCGCGCTCTCCTCGAAGAGCGCAACGTCACCCGCGCCGGACAGCGCGTCGGCCTCAGCCAGCCGGCGATGAGCGCGGCGCTCTCCCGCCTGCGCAGGCACTTCGACGACGACCTGCTGGCCCGGGTCGGCGGCCACTACGAACTCACCGCCCTCGGGCAGGTCCTCCTCGACCGCGCGTCCACCGCCTACGACCTGCTGGAACGGCTCTTCGCCAGCCAGGCGGACTTCGACCCGGCCAAGGAGAGCCGTGAGTTCAAGCTCGTGGCGTCCGACTACGCGGTCGCCGTCTTCGGCGCCGAACTCGCCCGGGTCGTGCATCAGGAGGCCCCCGGCATCCGCCTGCGGTTCGCCCAGACGCCGACCACCGTGGTGGACGCCACGGACACCCTGCTGAGCACCACCGACGGCCTGCTCATGCCGCACGGCGTCATCAGCGACTTCCCCGCCACCGACCTCTACCAGGACCGTTGGGTCTTCCTCGTCGCCGAGGATCACCCGAGCGTCGACGACCGGCTGACCCGGGAAGACCTGGCCCGGCTGCCCTGGGTCACCTACCAGCGCACCTACGACGCCCCGGCCGTCCGACAGCTCGGCATGCTGGGCATCGAGCCCCGTGTCGAGGTCTCCGTCGACAGCTTCCAGATCATGCCGCTGCTGGTCAGCGGAACCCGGCGTATCGCCCTGATCCAGGCCCGCCTCGCCCGGCTCCTCGCGCCGCTCGCCGCCGTGCGTGTGGTGGAGCCGCCCTACGAGGCGGTGCCGCTGCGGGAGGCGTTGTGGTGGCACCCCGTGCACACCCACGACGCGGCCCACATCTGGCTGCGGGAGACCGCCGCCCGGGTCGGCAGGCGGATGGCCGACGAGCCCGGGGGGTGA
- a CDS encoding fumarylacetoacetate hydrolase family protein, producing MSVKPEAASALFAGPFALATLSALDGAAFPALVTFDAQVIDLRDALDDADLSVRDLLDDWEAVLPRLTALAGDSAPRRAPLADFRVHAPVEPRQVFQSGANYRQHVIDLHVAHRAPGDDRPEAERRAEAAEIMDRRAAEDLPYVFIGLPSAITGPYDDVVLPSWAKKPDWELELAAVIGRPAYQVSVEEALGHVAGYTIANDLTDRATVFRRDMPQIGTDWLRSKNAPGFTPLGPWIVPTASIADTGDLRLTLKLNGETMQDESTKDMIFDVARMVSYASQTAHLLPGDLVLTGSPAGNGMHWGRLLRDGDVMDGSITGLGAQRTRCVAEAAR from the coding sequence ATGTCCGTGAAACCTGAAGCCGCGTCCGCCCTCTTCGCCGGACCCTTCGCCCTCGCCACCCTTTCGGCCCTCGACGGGGCCGCCTTCCCCGCTCTCGTCACCTTCGACGCCCAGGTGATCGACCTGCGGGACGCCCTGGACGACGCCGACCTGAGCGTGCGGGACCTCCTGGACGACTGGGAGGCGGTGCTGCCCCGGTTGACGGCCCTGGCTGGCGACAGCGCGCCACGACGCGCGCCCCTGGCGGACTTCCGGGTGCACGCACCGGTCGAGCCGCGCCAGGTGTTCCAGTCCGGCGCCAACTACCGGCAGCACGTCATCGACCTGCACGTCGCGCACCGCGCGCCCGGTGACGACCGGCCGGAGGCGGAGCGGCGCGCGGAGGCAGCCGAGATCATGGACCGGCGGGCCGCCGAGGATCTGCCGTACGTGTTCATCGGGCTGCCGAGCGCGATCACCGGTCCCTACGACGACGTCGTGCTGCCGTCCTGGGCGAAGAAGCCCGACTGGGAGCTGGAACTGGCCGCGGTGATCGGCCGCCCGGCCTACCAGGTGTCCGTCGAGGAGGCCCTGGGCCACGTCGCGGGCTACACGATCGCCAACGACCTGACCGACCGGGCCACCGTCTTCCGCCGGGACATGCCGCAGATCGGGACCGACTGGCTGCGCAGCAAGAACGCCCCCGGGTTCACCCCGCTGGGCCCCTGGATCGTGCCCACCGCGTCGATCGCGGACACGGGCGACCTGCGCCTCACCCTGAAGCTCAACGGCGAGACCATGCAGGACGAGTCGACCAAGGACATGATCTTCGACGTGGCGCGGATGGTCTCCTACGCCTCGCAGACCGCCCACCTCCTGCCCGGTGACCTGGTACTCACCGGCTCCCCGGCGGGCAACGGCATGCACTGGGGCCGGCTGCTGCGCGACGGTGACGTCATGGACGGTTCCATCACCGGGCTCGGTGCCCAGCGCACGCGATGCGTGGCGGAGGCGGCCCGATGA
- a CDS encoding cyclase family protein, with product MTLDRTDPEGSIARTAKACSNWNRWGEDDVLGTLNFLDEAKRREGAALIRRGTSFSLSQRFDIDGPQKGWRKRTNPVHTMLDTGTDAALGNQGLPHGIGGADDVIAMPLQCSTQWDGLGHIFDHGKAWNGRPAEQVVTSDGDQVTGIEHMAPHVAGRGVLLDVGRVVGEDGELPDGFAITEEHLAATAEAHGVRVGRGDIVLVRTGQLARVRRDGWGDYAGGPAPGLSFTTAGWLHGSEIAAIATDTWGFEVRPNEFEHAFQPLHQVAIPHIGLLIGEMWDLDALAEDCATDGEYAFWLTAAPLPITGAVGSPVNPIAVK from the coding sequence ATGACGCTGGACCGCACCGACCCCGAGGGCTCGATCGCCCGGACCGCGAAGGCGTGCTCCAACTGGAACCGCTGGGGCGAGGACGACGTGCTCGGCACGCTCAACTTCCTCGACGAGGCCAAGCGCCGCGAGGGCGCCGCCCTGATACGGCGGGGTACTAGTTTCTCCCTGTCCCAGCGCTTCGACATCGACGGCCCGCAGAAGGGCTGGCGCAAGCGCACCAATCCGGTGCACACCATGCTGGACACCGGCACGGACGCGGCCCTCGGCAACCAGGGCCTGCCGCACGGCATCGGCGGCGCCGACGACGTCATAGCGATGCCGCTGCAGTGCTCCACCCAGTGGGACGGGCTCGGCCACATCTTCGACCACGGCAAGGCGTGGAACGGGCGCCCGGCCGAGCAGGTCGTCACCTCCGACGGCGACCAGGTCACCGGCATCGAGCACATGGCCCCGCACGTCGCCGGACGCGGAGTGCTCCTGGACGTCGGCCGGGTCGTCGGTGAGGACGGTGAGCTGCCGGACGGCTTCGCGATCACCGAGGAGCACCTGGCCGCGACCGCCGAGGCGCACGGTGTGCGGGTGGGGCGCGGCGACATCGTCCTCGTCCGCACCGGCCAGCTCGCCCGGGTGCGCCGCGACGGATGGGGTGACTACGCCGGCGGGCCCGCGCCCGGGCTGTCGTTCACCACGGCGGGCTGGCTGCACGGCAGCGAGATCGCCGCGATCGCCACCGACACCTGGGGCTTCGAGGTCCGCCCGAATGAGTTCGAGCACGCCTTCCAGCCGCTGCACCAGGTCGCCATCCCCCACATCGGCCTGCTGATCGGCGAGATGTGGGACTTGGACGCCCTGGCCGAGGACTGCGCGACCGACGGGGAGTACGCCTTCTGGCTCACCGCCGCACCCCTGCCCATCACCGGGGCCGTCGGCTCACCCGTCAACCCGATCGCCGTCAAGTAA
- a CDS encoding FAD-dependent oxidoreductase yields the protein MSKARKVLVIGGGAAGNAVTILLRRAGITVDLVEAKDDWNATAGSGITLQGNALRVLRELGVWEQVEASGFGFGSVGITAPDGTVLHAHDDLRTGGDDLPATVGMQRPRLQQILIDAVRAGGATVRVGTTAEILDQDADGVSVRLSDGTEHRYDLVVAADGLGSRTRAAIGITDKPEPTGMAIWRIAAPRPAGVTRTDLAYGGPAYIAGYCPTSETTLYAYVVEANRDRASIPPESYADEMRRLASSYGGHWPEITEHITDPAKVNYTWFDRLLVEGSWHRGRVVLVGDAAHCCPPTLAQGAALSLEDAWVLAQMLTGTDDWDDALFQAYYERRITRVRPVVEASVQIGQWQLDGVRDADVPGLMGRTMTMLRELP from the coding sequence ATGAGCAAAGCCCGTAAAGTCCTGGTGATCGGCGGGGGCGCGGCCGGCAATGCCGTCACGATCCTGCTCCGCCGCGCCGGCATCACCGTGGACCTGGTCGAGGCCAAGGACGACTGGAACGCCACCGCCGGCTCCGGCATCACCCTCCAGGGCAACGCCCTGCGCGTCCTGCGTGAACTCGGCGTCTGGGAGCAGGTGGAGGCGTCCGGCTTCGGCTTCGGCTCCGTCGGCATCACCGCCCCCGACGGCACCGTCCTGCACGCCCACGACGACCTGCGCACCGGCGGCGACGACCTGCCCGCCACCGTCGGCATGCAGCGCCCCCGGCTCCAGCAGATCCTCATCGACGCCGTGCGCGCCGGCGGCGCCACCGTCCGCGTCGGCACCACCGCCGAGATCCTGGACCAGGACGCCGACGGCGTCTCCGTGCGCCTCTCCGACGGCACCGAGCACCGCTACGACCTCGTGGTCGCCGCCGACGGCCTCGGCTCCCGCACCCGCGCCGCGATCGGCATCACGGACAAGCCGGAACCGACCGGCATGGCCATCTGGCGCATCGCCGCCCCGCGCCCGGCCGGCGTCACCCGTACCGACCTCGCCTACGGCGGCCCGGCCTACATCGCCGGCTACTGCCCCACCAGCGAGACCACCCTGTACGCGTACGTCGTCGAGGCCAACCGTGACCGCGCGTCGATCCCGCCGGAGTCGTACGCCGACGAGATGCGGCGCCTGGCCTCCTCCTACGGCGGCCACTGGCCGGAGATCACCGAGCACATCACCGACCCGGCGAAGGTCAACTACACCTGGTTCGACCGGCTGTTGGTCGAGGGCTCCTGGCACCGCGGCCGGGTCGTCCTCGTCGGCGACGCCGCACACTGCTGCCCGCCCACCCTCGCCCAGGGCGCCGCACTGTCCCTGGAGGACGCCTGGGTGCTCGCGCAGATGCTGACCGGGACCGACGACTGGGACGACGCGCTGTTCCAGGCGTACTACGAGCGGCGGATCACCCGCGTCCGCCCGGTCGTGGAGGCGTCCGTACAGATCGGGCAGTGGCAGCTCGACGGGGTGCGCGACGCGGATGTGCCCGGCCTGATGGGCCGCACCATGACCATGCTCCGGGAGTTGCCGTGA
- a CDS encoding amidohydrolase family protein yields MNTPTVDVHAHVLLPEVEALVAGLPGHAEAKELDARRNGPAALAVSGPMVRERIPRLTDPAVRLAAMDAQGVDVQLVCPSPSHYHYWADKDTAEKLYRLANEATAAHCAAAPDRLRGLGLAPLQHPEQAVRALDHALEQGLAGVEISSHAPGRELSDPAYEPFWTRAEETGALVFLHPFGCTLDERLDRWYLSNTVGQPTENAVALSHLIFSGVLDRHPELTLIAAHGGGYLPTHIGRSDHAWSARSDAGAGCAQLPSSYLKRLYFDSLVHDPHVLRELIRVAGADRVLLGSDFPFDMGTEDPVGALRAARLSDADFRAVRGGNAAALLRKD; encoded by the coding sequence GTGAACACGCCCACCGTGGACGTGCACGCCCACGTCCTGCTGCCCGAGGTCGAGGCGCTCGTCGCCGGCCTGCCCGGCCACGCCGAGGCCAAGGAACTGGACGCCCGGCGCAACGGCCCCGCCGCCCTCGCCGTCAGCGGCCCCATGGTGCGCGAGCGCATCCCCCGCCTGACCGACCCCGCCGTGCGCCTGGCCGCGATGGACGCCCAGGGCGTCGACGTCCAACTGGTCTGCCCCTCGCCCTCGCACTACCACTACTGGGCCGACAAGGACACCGCCGAGAAGCTGTACCGGCTCGCCAACGAGGCCACGGCCGCACACTGTGCAGCCGCCCCCGACCGACTGCGCGGACTCGGCCTGGCCCCGCTCCAGCACCCGGAGCAGGCGGTCCGGGCCCTGGACCACGCCCTGGAGCAGGGCCTGGCCGGGGTGGAGATCTCCAGCCACGCCCCAGGACGCGAGCTGTCCGACCCGGCCTACGAGCCCTTCTGGACCCGGGCCGAAGAGACCGGCGCGCTCGTCTTCCTGCACCCCTTCGGCTGCACTCTGGACGAGCGACTGGACCGGTGGTACCTGTCCAACACGGTCGGACAGCCCACCGAGAACGCCGTCGCGCTGTCCCACCTGATCTTCTCGGGAGTGCTCGACCGCCACCCGGAGCTGACGCTGATCGCGGCGCACGGCGGCGGCTACCTGCCCACCCACATCGGCCGCTCCGACCACGCCTGGTCGGCACGCTCCGACGCGGGCGCCGGCTGCGCGCAGCTGCCCAGCAGCTACCTGAAGCGGCTGTACTTCGACTCGCTGGTCCACGACCCGCACGTGCTGCGCGAGCTGATCCGGGTGGCCGGCGCCGACCGGGTGCTGCTCGGCTCCGACTTCCCCTTCGACATGGGCACCGAGGACCCGGTCGGCGCCCTGCGCGCCGCGCGCCTGTCCGACGCCGACTTCCGAGCCGTCCGGGGCGGCAACGCCGCCGCCCTCCTCCGGAAGGACTGA